In Carassius gibelio isolate Cgi1373 ecotype wild population from Czech Republic chromosome B20, carGib1.2-hapl.c, whole genome shotgun sequence, the following are encoded in one genomic region:
- the LOC127983928 gene encoding inosine triphosphate pyrophosphatase, which produces MAAPTVRAVVFVTGNAKKLEEVIQILGDKFPYKLVSEKIDLPEYQGEPDDISIQKCQEAARQVDGPVLVEDTCLCFRALGGLPGPYIKWFLDKLKPEGLYKLLAGFEDKSAWALCTFAFCAGKDEPVQLFRGRTEGRIVEPRGPRDFGWDPCFQPDGYEKTYAELPKEVKNSISHRYRALAALSENFSKLNDTPETKRAKHQD; this is translated from the exons ATGGCAGCGCCCACCGTCAGAGCTGTGGTCTTCGTTACCGGGAACGCGAAGAAACTGGAAGAG GTAATTCAGATCCTTGGTGACAAATTTCCCTACAAACTGGTTTCTGAGAAGATTGACt TGCCTGAATATCAAGGGGAACCAGATGATATTTCTATACAGAAGTGTCAAGAAGCTGCAAGGCAG GTGGATGGGCCAGTGCTGGTAGAGGACACCTGTCTGTGCTTCAGGGCTCTAGGAGGACTTCCAGGACCTTACAT AAAATGGTTCTTGGATAAACTGAAGCCAGAGG GGTTGTATAAATTGCTAGCGGGTTTTGAGGATAAATCTGCCTGGGCTCTGTGTACGTTTGCTTTCTGTGCTGGAAAAGATGAGCCAGTGCAGCTGTTCAGAGGAAGAACTGAG ggcCGTATTGTAGAGCCCAGGGGCCCGAGGGATTTTGGGTGGGATCCTTGTTTTCAGCCTGATGGCTATGAAAAAAC TTATGCTGAGCTCCCTAAAGAAGTGAAGAACAGCATCTCCCATCGGTACCGTGCCCTGGCAGCCTTGTCGGAAAACTTCTCCAAGCTCAACGACACACCGGAGACCAAGCGTGCAAAACACCAAGACTGA